A part of Alphaproteobacteria bacterium genomic DNA contains:
- the dnaJ gene encoding molecular chaperone DnaJ, producing the protein MQERDYYELLGVSQKAGLEDIKRAYRKLAMQYHPDRNQNDKTAETKFKEINEAYEVLKDDQKRAQYDHFGHQAFKNGGQNNAGADQDGFSFHFGGGGFSDIFQDFFSEVMGGGNQRGRSSSSQRKGADLRYDLSISLEEAFKGREENLTIPTKVNCKTCKGSGAAEGTKPITCSMCQGHGKVRAQQGFFTIEKTCPSCAGRGQTIEKPCKPCRGKGAVKENKNLKVSIPAGIEEGTRLRLKNEGEAGLNGGPSGDLYVFISIETHPIFQRNHADLYYKLPIRMTLAALGGTIDVPTIDSTMSTLSIEPGAQSGRQYRLKNKGMPILNTQMRGDLYVDVMVETPVNLTKRQRELLEEFKELDMEKSTSPESIGFFDKLKDLFK; encoded by the coding sequence ATGCAAGAACGTGATTATTATGAATTATTAGGTGTTTCACAAAAAGCAGGTTTAGAGGATATCAAACGTGCTTACAGGAAACTTGCAATGCAATATCACCCTGATCGTAACCAAAACGATAAAACTGCTGAAACCAAGTTTAAAGAAATAAACGAGGCCTATGAAGTTTTAAAAGACGATCAAAAACGTGCTCAATATGATCATTTTGGCCATCAAGCTTTTAAAAACGGTGGACAAAATAATGCCGGCGCTGATCAAGATGGATTTAGTTTTCATTTTGGTGGCGGCGGTTTTTCAGATATTTTCCAGGATTTTTTCTCTGAAGTGATGGGTGGCGGCAATCAACGTGGACGCTCTTCTTCGTCACAGCGTAAAGGGGCGGATCTTCGCTATGATCTTTCGATTAGCTTAGAAGAAGCTTTTAAAGGTCGTGAAGAAAATTTAACAATACCAACCAAAGTCAATTGCAAAACGTGTAAAGGTAGCGGCGCTGCAGAAGGTACAAAACCTATCACCTGCTCAATGTGTCAAGGTCATGGTAAAGTGCGCGCTCAACAAGGCTTCTTTACCATTGAAAAAACATGTCCTAGCTGCGCGGGCAGGGGGCAAACAATTGAAAAACCATGTAAACCTTGTCGCGGCAAAGGTGCAGTTAAAGAAAACAAAAACCTTAAAGTATCGATTCCTGCAGGGATTGAAGAAGGCACAAGATTACGTCTTAAAAATGAGGGCGAAGCAGGTTTGAATGGTGGTCCATCAGGCGATCTTTATGTTTTCATTTCTATTGAAACACATCCTATTTTTCAACGTAATCATGCGGATCTTTATTACAAATTACCCATTCGTATGACGCTTGCAGCTTTGGGTGGCACTATCGATGTACCTACTATTGATAGTACTATGTCAACGCTTTCGATTGAACCGGGCGCGCAATCAGGCCGTCAATATCGGCTTAAAAATAAAGGCATGCCCATATTGAACACGCAGATGCGTGGTGATTTATATGTGGATGTGATGGTTGAAACGCCTGTCAATTTAACCAAAAGACAACGCGAATTATTAGAAGAATTCAAAGAATTGGACATGGAAAAATCAACAAGTCCAGAATCAATTGGTTTTTTTGATAAATTAAAAGATTTGTTTAAGTGA
- a CDS encoding EAL domain-containing protein encodes MSNDNLKRILIIDDNPSIHTDFRKILESVGHNDAFDEDEALLFNKTAESDIGVKLNYHIDSAYQGKEALELVQKSVKTNEPYSLAFVDILMPPGWNGIETIKEMWKVDRNIQIVICSAHSDYSWEDIQNELGTSEDFLILKKPFEVIEICQLATALTQKWDLKKQVQYQIDNLQHLVKERTRDLELSLSLVHATIESTSEGILVVSHDQKIVLYNQKYLDLWSIPKWMIESSDSALIFKKMAEQMIDSTIFLQTMSELSKHNDIVNFKELMLKSNKSLEFYRHPQYLNNEIVGTVCSFRDVTGHKVLEEQLLYQATHDSLTDLTNRVLLYDRVQQATEHAKRYGMFVGFIIFDLDNFKHVNDSYGHNVGDTLLIEVSKRLTSNVRKVDTVTRLGGDEFVVLFAPQPNLEDIEQTVEKLFSIFAAPYNIMSHELTATVSMGVSVYPRDGEDYNTLLKQADIALYRSKELGRNNFQFFQPEFCENAIQNAQLAADLHTALEKNELFLNYQPLVDLKTTKMIGAEALIRWEHPTLGLIEPSVIISLAEKNGLIIPIGNWVLQTACAQNKIWQEIYGSELRIAVNISGHQFQQKNFVETIRNVLKTTGLKPSSLELELTEGIVIANTAEFIEKMTELKKLGVQLSLDDFGTGYSNLGYLKYFPFDKVKIDKVFIDEITSGRNDDCIVEAIISMSKKMGLTVLAEGVEKDEQVKYLLKNHSDQVQGYYFSKPLNANDCTEFLKNSASKEEIEIKIAS; translated from the coding sequence ATGAGTAATGATAATTTAAAACGCATTTTAATTATTGATGACAATCCTAGCATTCATACGGATTTTCGTAAAATATTAGAATCAGTTGGTCATAATGATGCCTTTGATGAAGATGAAGCTTTGTTATTTAACAAAACAGCCGAATCTGATATTGGCGTTAAATTAAATTATCATATTGATTCAGCCTATCAAGGAAAAGAAGCCCTTGAGCTTGTTCAAAAGTCTGTTAAAACAAACGAGCCTTATAGTCTTGCTTTTGTTGATATTCTCATGCCTCCTGGCTGGAACGGTATTGAAACAATTAAAGAAATGTGGAAAGTTGACCGTAATATTCAAATCGTTATTTGTTCAGCGCATTCTGATTATTCCTGGGAAGATATTCAAAATGAATTAGGGACATCAGAAGATTTTTTAATATTAAAAAAACCTTTTGAAGTGATAGAAATTTGTCAGTTGGCAACTGCTCTTACTCAAAAATGGGATCTTAAAAAACAAGTTCAATATCAAATTGATAATTTACAACACCTTGTTAAAGAACGCACAAGAGATTTAGAATTATCATTATCACTTGTGCATGCAACAATTGAATCAACAAGCGAAGGCATTCTTGTTGTAAGTCATGATCAAAAAATTGTGTTGTATAATCAAAAATATTTAGATTTATGGTCAATTCCAAAATGGATGATTGAATCAAGTGATTCGGCTTTAATTTTTAAAAAAATGGCTGAACAGATGATCGATTCAACAATTTTTTTACAAACAATGTCAGAATTAAGTAAACATAATGACATTGTGAATTTCAAAGAATTAATGCTTAAGTCTAATAAATCATTAGAATTTTATAGACATCCCCAATATTTAAACAATGAAATTGTTGGCACCGTTTGTAGTTTTAGAGACGTAACAGGTCATAAAGTTCTAGAGGAGCAACTTTTATATCAAGCAACACATGACAGCCTAACAGATCTAACCAATCGCGTATTGCTTTATGATCGCGTTCAACAAGCAACTGAACATGCTAAACGATATGGTATGTTTGTTGGTTTTATTATTTTCGATCTAGATAATTTTAAACATGTCAATGATTCCTATGGTCATAATGTAGGGGATACACTTTTAATTGAAGTGTCGAAAAGATTAACAAGTAATGTGCGTAAAGTCGATACCGTCACACGTTTGGGCGGCGATGAATTCGTTGTTCTTTTTGCACCCCAACCGAATTTAGAAGATATAGAGCAAACTGTCGAAAAGCTTTTTTCTATCTTTGCAGCACCTTACAATATCATGTCTCATGAATTAACGGCAACCGTCAGTATGGGGGTAAGCGTATATCCCAGAGATGGCGAAGATTATAACACCTTGCTCAAACAAGCAGATATTGCATTATACCGCTCAAAAGAATTAGGCCGTAATAATTTTCAGTTTTTCCAACCTGAGTTTTGTGAAAATGCTATTCAAAACGCCCAATTAGCAGCTGATCTACATACTGCGTTGGAAAAAAATGAACTCTTTTTAAATTATCAACCTTTGGTCGATTTAAAAACAACTAAAATGATTGGCGCTGAAGCCTTAATACGCTGGGAACACCCGACATTGGGATTGATTGAACCCAGTGTTATTATTTCCCTTGCTGAAAAAAACGGCCTGATCATTCCCATTGGAAATTGGGTTTTGCAGACGGCTTGCGCTCAAAATAAAATTTGGCAAGAAATATATGGAAGTGAATTACGCATTGCCGTTAATATATCAGGTCATCAATTCCAACAAAAGAATTTCGTGGAAACCATTCGTAATGTTCTTAAGACGACAGGCCTTAAACCCAGTTCTTTAGAGTTAGAGTTAACAGAAGGTATTGTCATAGCAAATACAGCTGAGTTTATTGAAAAAATGACAGAATTAAAAAAACTTGGGGTTCAATTATCCCTTGATGATTTCGGAACAGGGTATTCAAATTTGGGTTACCTTAAATATTTCCCTTTTGATAAAGTAAAAATTGATAAGGTTTTTATAGATGAGATTACATCAGGCAGAAATGATGATTGCATTGTTGAAGCAATTATAAGCATGTCTAAAAAAATGGGATTAACTGTTTTAGCTGAAGGCGTTGAAAAAGACGAACAAGTTAAATATTTACTTAAGAATCATAGTGATCAAGTGCAAGGATATTACTTTAGCAAACCACTTAATGCGAATGATTGTACTGAATTTCTAAAAAATAGCGCTTCAAAAGAAGAAATTGAAATAAAGATTGCATCCTAA